The segment AGGCCATGATTTAGTCCCCCAGCACTAACTCCACCTCAGTTCTCCCTGGAGAACAgcctctccctccagcccctgctcTAGGACGACACAACGAATAACACCTAGTCATAGAAATCAGTCTCTTTGGTTTGTTTTGTATTATGTTGTACatcattaaagatctaaatacaaaggatatacagtcttgatgaatCTAAAGTAATTTGCTAACTATTTTGATTCTTCAGAGAACTACTAATAAAAATCTAAAAGGTATATCCTGTTGTGATGATTTCTTTATTGCCAAGGAATGTTTCGCTGCAGGGTGGTTAGTGAGTGGTAAGCGGATTTGCTGGGGATGGAACAGAAGCTAACCATTTTGTGTCATTTCACTCCTTTCTTCAATTCTTAGGCCTGTGGAACCCAGGTTTTTGGTTTGCAAAGGCAGGCCTAGACACAAGGGTCTGTTTAAACCTGACCTAGCTCGGTCTCTGGGTTAAGGACATAGACATGTGCCTTCCTGCAAGACTGACTGTGGAAGTGCGACAGGCTGGGCCTTTGGGAGACACACTCAGAAGTGTCCTGTGAGCAGCCATCAGGCATATTTATGTGTTCCACAGGTAGGACGGGGATTCAGACTGCTTCACTAGCTCCCAGTGGTGCTGTTGTATTCAATGGCATTAGATTTATCCCAGCTTCTTGTCCTTAGTTGTAATACTCTCTCTCCCACAGTCCTCCCTGTGCTCTTGGCTTGGATGGGTCTCTCATTTTTGTAGTGATGATGTGAGGATACAGAACCTTTGGGCTGGGAAGCAGTAAGCTGGAAAGAGGCCGCCCTCTGGTGGTCAGATGAGGCATGGCCATTGTCTCAGAAAGCCAGTTAGCCCCTCTTCTGgcctttaaaattaattaaactcttcttttaaaatttgtagaaGTTATCCTTTAACTTCTACAAGAGGTCAAAATTTCATATCAAAATGGGTGTCAGGGCCAAGGCTTTGACATGTGAATCTCAACTTGATCCAAGGTGGCCTTGGTAAGTGACGGACTGCCTGGTATTTCTTAAGCTTCTTTCTGCTAAAAAGATACACAGCAAACAACTCACATGAAggcgtgcatgtatgtgtgtaaaaCTGCTTTAGGGTCTCACTGGCCAGAGCACTTATGCCAAAGCACTGAACACAGGCCGCTGAAAGGGCGAGCAGATGGCCCGGGCGACCCTGGGTAAAGGTAAGGCTAGGAGATGGACTTGCCTGAGATACTCCAGCCATTCAGCTATTCTGGGGGGGAGTGCGGTGGGTGAGGACTCACAGATAGGACTTAGGAATATGATGCAGGCAGATGGTCTCAGCAAAAGGTGGAGATTGGAAAAGAATGCAGTGATGTGAGCGCCCTCTTCCGTCTAAATACTGGGttgcagggagggaggggaactGGAAGCAAAAGACCTGTCCCACATCTGCTCCTGTTAGACATCGAGTTACGGtttattcattttacattttcaaaagctAACCTCCCGAGGGCTGGTGGGGCAGATCTCACCCAGCCCTCACCCCACTAGCACCAGCGTTTTAGTTTTTGACCaagtcctggaggaaggcacagaaTCCGGCTGGTAAAACCTCTAGGCTCAGCATGTTCTCTCCCCTAGCTTGCGACCTCCAACCTATAAGTTACTGCTGACCACCCCCGCCCCATCCTCAGACCCCCAAATTCAGAAACATCTACAGGGTTATTAGACCCAACTGTGTTTCCACAAAGGGTCAGTAATGCAAATCCTCAACCCCAAAGAAAAGGGAGAGATCTATTAGAAGTTgttcaggctcatctgtccttccTTGCAGAAGCCCCTGTGCTTGGAACTGGACAGATGCTCGCTCGGAGAGAGGAGCTGGGACCCAGCCCAGGCCATGAGTGGTGAGGGAGAGACCAGCATGGGCGGGACAAGGGAGTGGGTGCCGAGATCTGCAGGGGGACCTGGTGGAGGCCCCTCCAGCTCTTGAGAGCCCAGCCACCCCGTACCAACTCCACTCTAAGACACTGCTGTCCTCTCGGGGCCTGCAGCTGGCTTGTGGCAGGCCAGGTATAGCTGTAGCTGGCTCCTCAGACTCTGGATGCACTTGGACTTCAGAACCATGATTTCATCTAGCTGGATCACAAAACCTTCAAAATcctgagaaaggaaacaaaggTCAAACGGAGCTTCTGCCGTTACTGGCCCTCTGTCATATCTGCTTTTCTAATCCCTTCTCTTGCAGGAGGATTTCAGAGCCCAGGCCCTTCCTCCAGTTGGAAAACCTGAAGGATAGTCACCATGGCATAGGGTGGGCCCACTTCTCTACAGAGAGAGTTATTTGCAGGGCAAAAGGGTGTTTTTGTAGAAGTACCTCTGGTCTGCATAAGGCAAGTCACTGTTACGATCACAGGGAGGGGCCTCCAACAAGCCACTAGGAAGGCAGAGTGGCAAGGAGAGAGGCTGGAAACACTGACCTGGGAATGGGGAGTGTCACGCCATCTCCCACCTGTCCTTGCGCCCCTCAAGCCAGCTCAGAGGAGTGGCAAGAGAAGGCTCAAAGCCTCAACAAAGCTGCAGTGTGGCAGCAGAGCCTTCCTGAACACACTGCAGGAAACAGGGATGACTATCAAactaactggacttccctggtggctccgtggtaaagaacaggcctgccaattcaggagacgtgggttcagtccctgggtcgggacgatcccctggagaaggaaatggcaacttaactccagtattcttacctggagaattccatggacagaggagcctggtaggcaacaacagtccatggggttgccaaagagtcagacatgacttagtgactaaacaatgtcAAACTAGCTGCAGGTTAAGTCCCAAGAGCCCTGGAGGCTCCAGCCAAGACCACTTACAGTAGGAGCCAGCTGGCTCATCAGGGTCTCCTCCTTGAAGCCCAACTCAGCCATTTCATCCAGCTGTTCCTGGTGTGCTTGGATGACCACCTGCCTGGGAAGCAGAGGGGATGCTGTGAGccttgggcctcccatctctcaTGGGCAGCTTTCTGGAACTAAGCCTCATTTCTAGGCCAGGAGCTGCTTCTTCCCAGAGAGGCTGAGGCTTTGATGGGAACTAGCTCCCCACCATCTCCTGCCTCTTCACCCGTTCTTTTCGGGGCTTGTCAAGGGACTAGGGAGTAGCTATGAGGTACTGGGAAGAGACAGTGGCTTTGGGAGCTGCCCCCCAGGGCCTCCCGGGTTCACTGAGAGACAGGGCTGGATACTGCTTCTCTGCAGGAGCTGCTTACAGCTTCCCTGCACGGAAGCTAAAGGCTGTGCCACTGCAGCTGGCACGTGGCACAAGGTAGAGCCTGCCACCTAGCCTGTGGGCATTTCTCCTCTGTGGGGAGTTCAGGGACCAGAGCAAGGGGGTCTGGGCTAGAGGCTGGAGGATCTGCCTTCTGTCACACCCCCCTGATGGGTAGAGACCACACAACAGCATGATTGTCCCTTGGCTCTAGGTGGGCTCCTGCCCTGGACATCCCTGCATGCCCTTCTCTTTGCCCAAGGCCCAGGCCAAGCCCCAGTGAGCAGGCAGACAGCTGGCCCTGGGAATCAGGAGCCAGAGTGGAGGGCTGCAGCCTCACAGAGAAGCGTCTGTCGCCACCCTGCCCTCCTGCGCCTCTAGCCCTCGACCCCCGCTCCTTTCACCTCCTCCAGGGCTGTGTCATTCTGCTGCACCATCCAGCCTCCTCTGGGGACAGCAGCACAGTCGGCAGCCGGTTTCCCACCTTTGCCATCCTGGAAGGTGCCTAGAATGCTGTGGCTCTGGGggcacaggctgctgctgctgtgtcctgGGACAGCACTTCCAGAAATACATACCCACAGAATGAAGAGGATTCTGGTCTCATCTCGAGTCTCAGGCTTGGTCACGGGATCAGatcttcccttctctccctcacATCTAGCTTTCCCAGGCTGAGGGCCCACCCTCCCTGGCAGGCCTGCTCCAATACATTTTACTCCTACTGCTCATGTCAGATGCATCTAGGCAGGCTCCCTTGAAAAGGTGGACAAACAGCCTGTCTCTGAGCCAACCATAGCTATTCCCAGGACAGAACAATAAACTGGCGTGGGAGTAGGGATGCCAGAGAGCCTGAGTCTAGGTAGGAGAGTCCAACTTACTGTGCATGTCCCAGGGCAGGCTGACGGAGTGTCCCGGCGGTCTCGGGAGAGCAGCTGGCCGCCAGGGGAGAGCCTGGCCTTGCTAAGGACCTTGGGATTGGCCTATGTTTGAGCCATGCAATGTCCTCTTTGTAGCAAGACAGTGTGATGGGGTCTGTGGAGAAACCCAGTTCCGGCCAACTGGGCCCAGTCGGCTGCTTTCTCTCCTGGGCCCCGGGCTGGTCAGTCACATCACTATTTCCTGCTCGGGGGGTGAGTGTAGGCCCAGCGTGGGGTCCTCCAGGATGTAAGGTGAGGAAGGGCTTTCCCAGGAAACCCTGGGAGCCGTCCAGCTCTGTCTCAGCATTGGCATCACGGTGCCCCCAGGAGAAGAGTGTGGTCCCTCTGCTCTGGCAGGCCTGCCCCGGGTCAGCCTCCCCGCTGGGCAGCTTGTCAGGTGGGCGCTGACGGATGGGTGATGGGGACAGAGCTGGAAGACTGCCCCCAGGCTTGTCGTCGGGGGGAGATGAGGAGAGCCACAGGTGCTCGGTTGCGGAAGACGTTGGCAGGACTGCCTCTGGGTCGCCCGATGACACTGTGTGGCCCACTGCTGGCCCCTCTGTGTCCACTGCCACGAGACCATGCGCGGTTCCATCCTGGGCCGGCTGCTCCCAGGAAGGAGCCCCCCCATCATCCAGGCTCTCCAGGAGGGACATGGTGAGTGGGGCCATCAGTGCAGAAGCATACTCAGAGCATGCGCCTAATTCACCTTTAGAGTCGTCTCCTTGGAAAGGGTTACTGTTTTTCATTGTTCTGGTCTCCAGAATTGGGCTGTCCTCACTGACTTCTCTCAGGGGTGTGCTCACTGTGTCTCTCTGGTCTGGGGATCCAGGAACTGCGATGTGGGATAGTGAGCAAGTGAAACCATCTTCCTCCAGGGATGGCAAGCTGCCCTCGGCCTGCCCAGGAACCTCACTTCTGAAGGCTTCCTGTCTGAGGTCAAAAGCAGGGCCACCACCTCTTTCCCGATCATATACAGAGTCTATCTGTGAGCAGTAAGGCTTCCCTGCCAGGTCTTCTCTGGGAGGAGGCCCTGAGGAGTCTGAGTCCTCCTCTCCACTCCAGTCCAAGGGCACCTGACCTGGGCTGCGGCCGTGATCGAGTGCTATCCTTCTGTGGCCTGTGGGGTCCCTGGAGTACACCCAGCTTCTAGTTACACCCTCCTCGTCACCATCTGGGCTGAAAAACAGACTCTGCTGCCTTTCAGCCACCTGCTCCTCAGGACCTTGCTCCCTCTGATGAAGGAAGAACGAGCCTTCGCTGTTCTCCGGGTTCTTTCCCTGCTTTGTGGTCCTTTGACAGGAGGCATGTGAAAAAGAATCTTCACTGAAGTCGCTGTCATCAGGGTCCTCGGCTTGGGGTACTTGGGCTCCATCATGACTCTCAGCACAATGAGGGTGGAAGGGAGGAGGGATGTCACTCTGGAGCTGTCCCTCTGGGGGCCGGGACGGGCATAAAAACCTTGCCAGGGGTTGGTAATGTAACTTCTGCTGGAGGAGAGGTGGCTGCTGGAATTGCTGGTGGTAAAAGCGCAAATGCTCCTCCCTTGCCTCCTGCTGCACAGGGATGTTGTTGGTCCAAGCTTCAGAGGCAGGCCAGCTCAGCGCACCCACCTTGCTGCCCTGACCGTACTCCACTAAGCGCTGGGCGCTGCCAAAGGAGAGCTCGCCTCGAGACACAAGCTGCTTCTGCACAGGCTGCACAGTCTGCACTTTCTTGCACCGGGAGGGCGGCTTACCATGGACCAGGTCCCCTCCTGGGCCTGGCGCCCTGCTTCCCCAGCCTAGGGTGGTTTTGTTGCCAACTGGGTTTTTCTCAGAGCATAATGCAGCTGATTCTTCTGCCCTTTTTATGGCTACATGTCCAGACAGCATGGTTCCTTTGCTAGAGCTAGTCTGAATGACCCACTCTCGGGGAGGACTCCCTCGAGAGCCACCCTCTCTGCCAGGAACCTTAGGTACAGAAGCAAAAGGGATATTGGCTGGGTGACTAGCCAGAGGATGGGCCTTCCCTCTCATGGAGCCAGATGGCACTGTGAGAGGCTGCTGAAGCCCCAGCTTGACTTTTTTGGGAGAATATTTGTCCCCTGGCAAGGCCACAGGAGAGCTCTGAATTCGTTTTGGAGAAGCGTtagaagaatttccagatgttcgaTTTCGACTGTTAGCTGGAGTGCAACATTTAATGcctttctttagttctttgaccctGTAAATGACCATTTTATGTTAATGTACATTCCTGTAATTCCCTTCCTATAGctttcagagaaaacaaaaaccaaagaaaGGTATTACAAGAACTGGGAATTATTTTTTTATCTGGGagagaataaaggaaagaataaagtgGATATTCTATTTCAACATGAAATACGTCACTTTACTTGAACAAAGATCAGTGTCTTCTCTGAGGATATTAGCATGCATCCAATATTCCATGATCAGGAGAGTGTTTGAAATACCAAAGATCCATGTGAGGGACAGGCCAGAGGAGCTGGTTTCagaacttatgtccacacagGGCCCATACCACATTTCCTAAAGATCAGCCCACTCAGGAGCCATGTGTCTACTCCTCACCTACTATTCCATCatcagagccttcttttcctgcaaacCACCTCCTTTTAGGCGTCTCTGAAAAAATGAGTTCCCTCCAACCTGCTGGGCACTTCAAGCAGCAAAAGCTCTCAGAAATAAGTAGGCTTGTGCTAATTCCATGAAGGTGGAACGACCTGTTTCCAGGGTTTTCCACTTCAGCACTAGCGGTGTCTGGGCTCAgacaattctttgttgtggggagcTGTCTTGTGCCTATGGAATGTTTAGCAACTTCCTTGGCTTCTACCTTGATCATAGCAGCCTTTCTTTCCTGTCACAACAATCAAAATTGTCTCCAGACATTACCAAACGTCCTCTGGGAGGCAAAAATTGGCCCCTAGATAGAGAAATAACAGAGCCATGCTCTATTCTCCAAGGGAATTTTAGAGAACATGGAAAAATCCAGAATTAAGTCTGCTAGGATTGAGTTGCCAAGATCAGAGTCTCTCACTCTGTCAtacctaaaacaaaataaaagcagtgGAAGACTCTGGATTTACAAGGAGACACCAAGTACAATGTGATTCTGCAGTCGCTTGTAGATTCTGTGTTGAAATCCCTTATGGAGGGAGTTGTACTTCTGCCTGGGAGCTCTCAGAAAATGTCTTTTCCATTGTTTTGGTTTTAATCCACTTAGTAGTAGCCAAATGACCCCTCTAGCCATTTCTGAAAACCAAGATAGTAAACCTGACACTGAGACTTGACTTCCTTTCAGGTCTGAGAGGCAGGGAAGCAGATAACAGTGAGCAAAGAGACAAAGGAGAGGACTAAAGTCATGACTAAGTCACtaaaccaataacctcagatatgcagacgacaccacccttatggcacaaaatgaagaactaaagagcctcttgatgaaaatgaaagaggagagtgaaaaagttggcttaaagctcaacattcagaaaaactaagatcatggcatccggtcccatcacttcacggcaaatagacggggaaatggtggaaacagtggctgactttattttttggggctccaaaatcactgcagatggtgattgcagccatgaaattaaaagatgctgactccttggaaggaaagttatgaccaatctagacagcatataaaaagcagagacattactttgccaacaaaggtccgtcttgtcaaggctatgctttttccagtagtcatggatggatgtgagagttgaacttccaaagaaaactgagcacagaagaattgatgcttttgaactgtggtgttggagaagactcttgagagtcccttggactgcaaggagatccaaccagtccatcctaaaggagatcagttctgggtgttcattggaaggactgatgttaaagctgaaactccaatactttggccacctgatgtgaagagctgactcactggaaaagaccctgatgctgggaaagattgaagatgggagaaggggaagagagaggatgagatggttggatggcatcaccgactcaatggacatgagtttgggtaaactccgggagttagtaacagacagggaggcctggcgtgctgcagttcatagggttgcaaagagtcggacacgactgagcgactgaactgaactgaaaatcatgtTGATTGTCTTCTTGGGCCTTTGCTGAGGTGTTGCAGTAGGACATACACACAAGGAATGAGTTGAGAGTTGCCATggcaagtctgctgctgctgctgctactaagtcgcttcagtcgtgtctgactccatgcgaccccgtagacggcagcccaccgggctcccctgtccctgggattctccaagcaagaacactggagtgggttgccatttccttctccaatgcatggaagtgaaaagtgaaagtgaagtggctcagttgtatccaactcctagcgaccctatggactgtggcctaccaggctcccctgtcctggtTCCAAATTACCTCCTGTTATAAAACTGAGCTCTTTTAGTTTTGTTaaaagggaaacaccaaagtttcTTCCTAGGAGTCAAAGAAGTAATTCTAGAAATCTGAGGGTGTCAGAAGAAATCTTACAGGTAATTTGGTCACTGATGCTAAGTATGTCCAGTGTACTCTACCTTTTTCCAAAATCACTCTTGTTACTGAGCTCTTTTTTGATAAACCTGTTAGGGGTCCAGCtagaactttatttttatacTATTTACCAACACTCTTTTAGTATGTGAAGAGAGAAAAAGTTTAAATCAGAGGAAAATTTCAAATAAGCAATAAAATCATTCTCATCTTATGTATGTACAGATTGTTACCTACAATTAATTTAAGTACATAAAACAAATGACTTTCTTACTTACTTTCAGTAATTTTTCAGACTGCTTTGAATGAAAGAGATTATTTCTATTAtactttttctagtttttaacaaaaattattttaaataatttctcaaCTGTACTCAATACAACCCCCCTGAGAAAGGGTTGCTTTCATCTTCCTTTACTGAAGCGCTGAGGGGAATGTTTTGTTCTCTGCTCCTAATGATGTTCTCACTTCAAGCACTTGTTATGTCtgtgatgcagggagggatttaTGAAACAAGACTGACCTAGGGTTAGTAACTGTTGCAGCAGGGTAATGGATACATGGGGGGAAGGAACTTGAAGCCATACTCGTTTGGGGGATACAATTTTGGACATCCCACGTCTTCTAGCTGATCTCAGTCTTCACTTATCTTCTAGCAGGGCTAGGACGCTGGCATTAAGGAAGCCATGCAATAAGGAATCCTCCTTGAGGAAACTTATTTAGGGGACCTATTACAGGTGTACTTCATTTTACTGCATTTTGCTTTGTGCAGAgggcatttgctttttttttttaacaaactgaaGGTTCATAGCAACGCTGCATAGAGCAAgtctatcagtgccatttttccaacaagattatttttaaattaaggtatgtacattgttttttaaaaacataaggcTACTGCACACATGATAAACTCCATAGTAtagtgtaaatataatttttacatgtACTGGGAAACCAATCTGAGACTTCAGTGCGATTTATCACAGTGGTCTGAACCAAAGCTGCAGGATCTCCACAGTAtacctgtattcttgtctgggaaattccatggacaggaactTGTACAGTCcagggaccacaaagagtcagatacgactgagcatatGCCTATAATATTACTATTGTTGTCGAAGTTAACATATAATGAGTGTTCACTCTGTGCCAGGTGTGGCCCTAAGCCCTTCTCACATGTCACCTCACTGAATCCATGTAACTGTTACATGAGGTAAGTGCCGTCATTATCCGTGTTCACATTAAGGGAACTTAATGTGCCCAGAGAAGTTgaaaacttgcccaagatcactcaGCTAGCTAGTGGCAGAGGCAGGGCACTGGCCCAGATAGTTTCACTCTAGAGTCCATTCTAGTAGCCACTTTGTAAATGGTCTCTCCAATTGGAATGAGATAAAGTACACAGAGAACATCACTCAAGCCCTGACGCCCAGAGGGAGCGCCTCCTTTCATTCACAAATATTAGTAACACACCTACTAGGTACCAAGTACTGTCTAGGCAGGACAGATGCAGTGGAGAAAAAGATAAGGTTCCTGTTCTCATGGAACTTAAATGATAGCTTATCTTTCCTTCCCAGTGAGTTTCATAAAATGCCACAGATACGAAAGATTCTTCAACAGCAATTTTAAGAAAACCAGGTTCCCCTCAAATAGTCTGTTAACTTTGGAGACAGCTTCTGAGAGACTGAGAGGAGGTGTTGTATGGTAGGACCAGGCAGCAAAGCAGCCAGAGGAAAGGATGGTAATGAGAGCGCTGTCAAACGAGTAGGAGACACATGACCCCAGGGTAAGAGTGGGAGGGGCCCTGGCAGATACCAAAGTCACTAGAGCCCTGACCTGGCAGTCAGAGGCACTAGTTCTGCCACCAACTCCCAGTGAGCCCTTTTAAGGCTCCTGCACTTTTCTGGGACTCAGTTTCTCCTTCCATAAAACAAGCTTGATCTCTTCTGGACCTACATAGCTCTGAGTACTTCTGCCTTGACAAATAATAGGTACTCTATCCCTAacaattaggcttccctggtggctcagaggttaaagcgtctgcctccagtgcggtagacccgggttcgatccctgggtcgggaagatcccttggagaaggaaatggtaacccactccagtattcttgcctgaagaatcccatggacggagaagcctggtaggctacagtccacagggtcagaaagagtcggacacgactgagcgactaatcccTAACAATTAGGGCTGAGGCTGGCAGGAAGAAAACCTCATGAAGCCTTCCACCCTGGAGAAATATTTCATCTCCGGCTAGCTATTTAAGAGCCACTGATGGAGTTGTCTCCTGAACAAGGGAACATGTCACCTTCCTCTTGTCACATTCACACTTGTAAAATGACAGGGCCTACCAAAACACATTTTCCACATGACCAGTTGCACGTTCCCCTGGCAGTAGAATTATTATCCCAAGAACAGGTTTGGGGAACTCAAGGTCAGATCCTTGTGTGTGcgtctttcacacacacacacacacccccaactcTGACCCTGAGGGGGACTCACCGGTCAGCATAGCGCAAAGTATTCAGAGTGTGTTCAGTGGCCACATGGCTTGGTGAGATGTTGGCGATCATGCAGGTTTTGGCATTGCCAATGAAAGAGTCCTTCAGCACCTGTTCGAAACAGAAGGCAGGTCAGTGAAATCAACTAACAAAGGGCATATTGACTACTTATGGTGTTCAGGACACTGGGCCATACTCATACCTACCACCTTCTACAAAAAGGCAattaacaaaagaagaaacacaaatgatcaataaacaaacaaaacaggtaCTCACTGCACCACTAATCAAAGAAATGCAGAGAAaccattttacaaaattaaaatttgtggggacttccctggtggtccactggatcccacatgctgcaactaagggtttGTATGCTGCAACTCAGTTTGTTAcctcaactaagatccagtgcagtcaagtaataaataaattaaaaaattaaaatttggggGCCTGTAAGAttaacaaaagcagagacattactttgccaacaaaggtccgtcttgtcaaggctatggtttttcctgtggtcatgtatggatgtgagagttggactgtgaagaaggctgagcgccaaagaattgatgcttttgaactgtggtgttggagaagactcttgagagtcccttggactgcaaggagatacaaccagtccattctgaaggagatcagccctgggatttctttggaaggaatgatgctaaagctgaaactccagtactttggccatctcatgtgaagagttgactcattggaaaagactctgatgctgggagggattgggggcaggaggagaaggggacgccagaggatgagatggctggatggcatcactgactcgatggacgtgagtctg is part of the Bubalus kerabau isolate K-KA32 ecotype Philippines breed swamp buffalo chromosome 4, PCC_UOA_SB_1v2, whole genome shotgun sequence genome and harbors:
- the KIF24 gene encoding kinesin-like protein KIF24 isoform X1; translated protein: MTSWLYECLCEAELAQYYPHFTALGLQKIDELANVTMKDYSKLGVHDMNDRKRLFQLIKIIKIMQEEDKAVSSPDSCLQTSNLCVKPQKSRSGPRRQLHFDSPADNKDRTTSNNQFELCDLSDFSASEQKSNYIKVLEHMLPDDSQYHIQTRILNAAAADSNIQKAAKISPFSSNHFSPVQGDCDSSVIQRVSHVSGYNYGIPHSYVSRSQSFRTLRNSLTNLKLPVSESSLSEEHSLWIPQIRQNTSEKENPWTEMEKIRVCVRKRPLGMREVRRGEINVITVKDKETLLLHEKKEAVDLTQYILQHVFYFDEIFDEACTNQDIYMKTTHPLIQHIFNGGNATCFSYGQTGAGKTYTMIGTHQNPGLYALAARDIFRQLEVSQPRRHLFVWISFYEIYCGQLYDLLNRRKRLFAREDSKHVVQIVGLRELQVDSVELLLEVILKGSKERSTRATGVNADSSRSHAIIQIQIKDSAKRTFGRISFIDLAGSERAADARDSDRQTKMEGAEINQSLLALKECIRALDQEHTHTPFRQSKLTQVLKDSFIGNAKTCMIANISPSHVATEHTLNTLRYADRVKELKKGIKCCTPANSRNRTSGNSSNASPKRIQSSPVALPGDKYSPKKVKLGLQQPLTVPSGSMRGKAHPLASHPANIPFASVPKVPGREGGSRGSPPREWVIQTSSSKGTMLSGHVAIKRAEESAALCSEKNPVGNKTTLGWGSRAPGPGGDLVHGKPPSRCKKVQTVQPVQKQLVSRGELSFGSAQRLVEYGQGSKVGALSWPASEAWTNNIPVQQEAREEHLRFYHQQFQQPPLLQQKLHYQPLARFLCPSRPPEGQLQSDIPPPFHPHCAESHDGAQVPQAEDPDDSDFSEDSFSHASCQRTTKQGKNPENSEGSFFLHQREQGPEEQVAERQQSLFFSPDGDEEGVTRSWVYSRDPTGHRRIALDHGRSPGQVPLDWSGEEDSDSSGPPPREDLAGKPYCSQIDSVYDRERGGGPAFDLRQEAFRSEVPGQAEGSLPSLEEDGFTCSLSHIAVPGSPDQRDTVSTPLREVSEDSPILETRTMKNSNPFQGDDSKGELGACSEYASALMAPLTMSLLESLDDGGAPSWEQPAQDGTAHGLVAVDTEGPAVGHTVSSGDPEAVLPTSSATEHLWLSSSPPDDKPGGSLPALSPSPIRQRPPDKLPSGEADPGQACQSRGTTLFSWGHRDANAETELDGSQGFLGKPFLTLHPGGPHAGPTLTPRAGNSDVTDQPGAQERKQPTGPSWPELGFSTDPITLSCYKEDIAWLKHRPIPRSLARPGSPLAASCSPETAGTLRQPALGHAQQVVIQAHQEQLDEMAELGFKEETLMSQLAPTDFEGFVIQLDEIMVLKSKCIQSLRSQLQLYLACHKPAAGPERTAVS
- the KIF24 gene encoding kinesin-like protein KIF24 isoform X2, coding for MTSWLYECLCEAELAQYYPHFTALGLQKIDELANVTMKDYSKLGVHDMNDRKRLFQLIKIIKIMQEEDKAVSSPDSCLQTSNLCVKPQKSRSGPRRQLHFDSPADNKDRTTSNNQFELCDLSDFSASEQKSNYIKVLEHMLPDDSQYHIQTRILNAAAADSNIQKAAKISPFSSNHFSPVQGDCDSSVIQRVSHVSGYNYGIPHSYVRSQSFRTLRNSLTNLKLPVSESSLSEEHSLWIPQIRQNTSEKENPWTEMEKIRVCVRKRPLGMREVRRGEINVITVKDKETLLLHEKKEAVDLTQYILQHVFYFDEIFDEACTNQDIYMKTTHPLIQHIFNGGNATCFSYGQTGAGKTYTMIGTHQNPGLYALAARDIFRQLEVSQPRRHLFVWISFYEIYCGQLYDLLNRRKRLFAREDSKHVVQIVGLRELQVDSVELLLEVILKGSKERSTRATGVNADSSRSHAIIQIQIKDSAKRTFGRISFIDLAGSERAADARDSDRQTKMEGAEINQSLLALKECIRALDQEHTHTPFRQSKLTQVLKDSFIGNAKTCMIANISPSHVATEHTLNTLRYADRVKELKKGIKCCTPANSRNRTSGNSSNASPKRIQSSPVALPGDKYSPKKVKLGLQQPLTVPSGSMRGKAHPLASHPANIPFASVPKVPGREGGSRGSPPREWVIQTSSSKGTMLSGHVAIKRAEESAALCSEKNPVGNKTTLGWGSRAPGPGGDLVHGKPPSRCKKVQTVQPVQKQLVSRGELSFGSAQRLVEYGQGSKVGALSWPASEAWTNNIPVQQEAREEHLRFYHQQFQQPPLLQQKLHYQPLARFLCPSRPPEGQLQSDIPPPFHPHCAESHDGAQVPQAEDPDDSDFSEDSFSHASCQRTTKQGKNPENSEGSFFLHQREQGPEEQVAERQQSLFFSPDGDEEGVTRSWVYSRDPTGHRRIALDHGRSPGQVPLDWSGEEDSDSSGPPPREDLAGKPYCSQIDSVYDRERGGGPAFDLRQEAFRSEVPGQAEGSLPSLEEDGFTCSLSHIAVPGSPDQRDTVSTPLREVSEDSPILETRTMKNSNPFQGDDSKGELGACSEYASALMAPLTMSLLESLDDGGAPSWEQPAQDGTAHGLVAVDTEGPAVGHTVSSGDPEAVLPTSSATEHLWLSSSPPDDKPGGSLPALSPSPIRQRPPDKLPSGEADPGQACQSRGTTLFSWGHRDANAETELDGSQGFLGKPFLTLHPGGPHAGPTLTPRAGNSDVTDQPGAQERKQPTGPSWPELGFSTDPITLSCYKEDIAWLKHRPIPRSLARPGSPLAASCSPETAGTLRQPALGHAQQVVIQAHQEQLDEMAELGFKEETLMSQLAPTDFEGFVIQLDEIMVLKSKCIQSLRSQLQLYLACHKPAAGPERTAVS